The DNA sequence AGCGGCCAACGCATCGACCTCACCGCCAAGGAGTTCGCCCTGTTGGAAATGCTCCTGCGCCGCCAGGGCGAAGTGTTGCCCAAATCGCTGATCGCCTCGCAGGTCTGGGACATGAACTTCGACAGCGACACCAACGTGATCGAAGTGGCGATTCGTCGACTGCGCCTGAAGATCGATGACGACTTCCCCCACAAGCTGATTCACACCGTGCGCGGCATGGGCTACGTCCTTGAAGAGCGTGCCGACTGATGCGCAGACTGTCCTTGAGCGGTCGGCTGGCGCTGTTGTTTGCTGGCTGCACCGCAGTGGTTTCGCTGGTCGCCGGGGTTGTCTTCAATCAGGCCAGCGAAGGCCACTTCATCGAACTCGACCAGCAACTGCTCGAAGGAAAACTGCTCAGCGTGCGTCAGACGCTGCTGAGTGGTAGCGACGCCGCGCACATCACCGATGAGTTGAGCCAACAGGATGATGTCTCACTGCGCATCAGTAGCCCTGAGGGCCAGCGTTGGTTCGGTCGCTCGTTGCATACCCCGGCGAATCTGCCGCAGCAGCCAGGCCTGGCCACCATCAACGACAACGGCACGGACTATCGCCTGCTCAACGCCGCGCTTGAACCGGAAAAACCTGATTCCCCGCAATTGACCTTGCTGCTGGACATCACCCACCACCAGCACTTTCTGCAACGCATGCAGCATCTGATCTGGCTGACCGTCGGCCTTTCGGCACTTGCCACAGCGCTGCTCGGCGCCTGGGCTGCCCGCAGCGGTCTTCGCCCGCTACGACGAATGAGTGCCGTGGCCCGTGGGATTTCGGCGCAATCGCTGAATGCCCGATTGCCGGAAGCCCGAATGCCCGCAGAACTCGCGGAATTGGCCCACAGCTTCAACGCCATGCTCGGACGCCTCGATGACTCTTTTCAGCGGCTTTCAGCGTTCTCCGCCGACATCGCCCATGAACTGCGTACCCCTCTGTCGAACCTGTTGACTCACACTCAGGTCACCCTGACCCGCCCTCGCCCTCTCGAAGACTATCGTGAAGCGCTGCACAGCAACCTCGAAGAGCTGCAATGGATGGCACAACTGGTCAACGACATGCTTTATCTGGCCAAGGCTGACCACGGTTTGCTGGTGCCCAAGCGTGAACCGCTGGAGCTGGCGGAAGAAGCCGATGCGTTGCTGGAGTTTTTTGCGCCGCTGGCCGAAGACGCTCAGGTCAGCCTGAGCCGTGAGGGTGCGGGGCGGTTCGAGGGTGATCGCGCGATGTTGCGCCGGGCGTTGTCGAATCTGCTGGATAACGCGTTGCGCTTTACCCCGGCCGCCGGCGAAGTGCACGTGCGGGTGGCCGAGCAGGCGAAATCCTTGAGCGTGACCGTGGAGAACAGTGGCGAGGGGATTTCTGCGGAGTTGCTGCCGCGCTTGTTCGACCGCTTCTACCGGGCGGACCCTGCGCGCCAGGAAGGCAGCAGCGAGCATGCGGGGTTGGGGCTGGCGATTACTCAGTCGATCATACGGGCCCATGGCGGGCAGATTCATTGCGAATCGGCTCAGGGCTGGACGCGGTTTGTGATGGAGCTGCCCAAAGATTGAGGCCAGCAGTGCCGGCCCTTTCGCGAGCAAGCTCGCTCCCACAAGTACCGAGTCTCACCACACAACCGTGTGGCGCCCCATAACAATGTGGGAGCGAGCTTGCTCGCGAAGGCGGTTTTGAAGCTTACGAATAGCGCAACGCGTGCGCCGGTTCGATCTTCGCCGCCCGCCACGCCGGGTAAACCGTGGCCAGGAAGCTGAGGATGAAGCCTGCCGAGCAGATCAGCAGCACGTCACCACCCTGCAACTCCGATGGCAGGTTGCTGACGAAATACACGTCCGAACTGAAGATGTGCTGCCCGGTCACTCGCTCGACCCAGCCCACCATCTCACTGACGTTCAGCGCGGCAATCACGCCCAGCACGCCACCAATGATGGTGCCGACGATCCCGATCACGGTGCCCTGCACCATGAAGATCGCCATGATCTGCCGTGGCGTGGCGCCGATGGTGCGCAGGATCGCAATATCCGCGCCCTTGTCGTTCACCACCATGATCAGGGTCGCGATGATATTGAACGCCGCCACCGCGACGATCATCAGCAGCAACAGGCCGATCATGGTTTTTTCCATTTTCATCGCGCTGAACAGGCTGCCCTGGGTGTGGGTCCAGTCGTCAGCCTTGAAATCGGCGCCGAGGCCGCTGGCGATGTCCGACGAAACCTTCGGCGCGGCGTACAGATCCTTCACCGCCAGACGCACGCTCTGCACCTGATTTGGCTCCCAGTGCTGCATGGTCGCGGCGTCGGAGACGTGGATCAGGCCCATGGAACCGTCGAGTTCGGCACCCACCTTGAACACGCCAACCACGTTCAGGCGCTGCATGCGCGGGGTGATGCCGCCCGGTGCGGTGCTGACTTCCGGCACGATCAGGGTGATCTTGTCGCCGACATTGAGGCGGAAACGCCGGGCGGTGATTTCACCCAGCACTACGCCGAACTCACCCGGTTTCAAGGCATCGAGACGGCCCTGAACAATGTGCTGGGCAACGATCGACACCTTGCCTTCCTGGGCCGGATCGACGCCGCTGATCTGGATCGGCTGCATCATGCCCTTGTAGGACAGCATGCCTTCCATCTCGGTGAATGGCACGGCGGCCGTCACTTCCGGGTTCTTCATCGCGGCTGCGGCCACTGGCTGCCAGTCATCGATCGGCTTGACGCCAACGATGGTCGCGTGGGGCACCATGCCGAGGATGCGCGAGCTCATTTCGCGCTGGAAGCCGTTCATCACCGACAGCACCACGATCATCGCCAGCACGCCGAGGGCGAGGCCGATCATCGAGGTCATCGAAATGAACGAAACAAAGCGATTGCGGCGCTTGGCGCGGGTATAGCGCGTGCCGATAAAGATCGATAACGGTCTGAACATTCGCTGGGGCACCGTATAAAAATAAAAGACCCGATGCCTTTTCAGGCATCGGGTTTCACGCCGTCAGATGGGGGTCAGGCAACCTTCCTGCAATTGCAGGACGCGGTCCATCTGGCGAGCCAGGTTCATGTCGTGAGTCACCACCAGAAACGCCGTGCGCATCGAAGTGCTGAGTTCCAGCATCAGGTCCTGAATGCCTTCGGCGGTGTGGGAGTCGAGGTTGCCGGTCGGCTCGTCGAGCATCACCAGCCCTGGGTTGTTCACCAGCGCCCGGGCGATGGCCACGCGTTGACGTTCGCCACCGGACAGCTCTGCCGGCTTGTGTTCCAGGCGATGGCCCAGACCGACCCGCTCCAGCAACGCCGTGGCACGCTGACGCGCTTCCGGGATCGCGGTCTTGCCGATCAGCAGCGGCATGCAGACGTTTTCCAGCGCGGTGAATTCCGGCAGCAGGTGGTGGAACTGGTACACGAACCCGAGGGCACGGTTACGCAGCAGGCCACGCTTCTTCTCGCTCAGCGCCGACAGCTCTTCACCGTCGAGCCAGACACCGCCCTTGGTCGGCGTGTCGAGACCGCCCAGCAGATTGAGCAAGGTACTTTTGCCCGAACCGGACTTGCCGACGATCGCCACCCGCTCACCTGGATGCAGTTCCAGTTGCAGGTTGGCCAGCACTTCCACCGACTCCGGGCCTTCCTCGTAGGATTTGCCCAGGTTGCGGCAGCTCAAGATTGCTTTTTCACTCATGCCCGACTCACTCATAACGTAGCGCCTCCGCCGGCTGGGTGCG is a window from the Pseudomonas gozinkensis genome containing:
- a CDS encoding lipoprotein-releasing ABC transporter permease subunit yields the protein MFRPLSIFIGTRYTRAKRRNRFVSFISMTSMIGLALGVLAMIVVLSVMNGFQREMSSRILGMVPHATIVGVKPIDDWQPVAAAAMKNPEVTAAVPFTEMEGMLSYKGMMQPIQISGVDPAQEGKVSIVAQHIVQGRLDALKPGEFGVVLGEITARRFRLNVGDKITLIVPEVSTAPGGITPRMQRLNVVGVFKVGAELDGSMGLIHVSDAATMQHWEPNQVQSVRLAVKDLYAAPKVSSDIASGLGADFKADDWTHTQGSLFSAMKMEKTMIGLLLLMIVAVAAFNIIATLIMVVNDKGADIAILRTIGATPRQIMAIFMVQGTVIGIVGTIIGGVLGVIAALNVSEMVGWVERVTGQHIFSSDVYFVSNLPSELQGGDVLLICSAGFILSFLATVYPAWRAAKIEPAHALRYS
- a CDS encoding heavy metal sensor histidine kinase, with translation MRRLSLSGRLALLFAGCTAVVSLVAGVVFNQASEGHFIELDQQLLEGKLLSVRQTLLSGSDAAHITDELSQQDDVSLRISSPEGQRWFGRSLHTPANLPQQPGLATINDNGTDYRLLNAALEPEKPDSPQLTLLLDITHHQHFLQRMQHLIWLTVGLSALATALLGAWAARSGLRPLRRMSAVARGISAQSLNARLPEARMPAELAELAHSFNAMLGRLDDSFQRLSAFSADIAHELRTPLSNLLTHTQVTLTRPRPLEDYREALHSNLEELQWMAQLVNDMLYLAKADHGLLVPKREPLELAEEADALLEFFAPLAEDAQVSLSREGAGRFEGDRAMLRRALSNLLDNALRFTPAAGEVHVRVAEQAKSLSVTVENSGEGISAELLPRLFDRFYRADPARQEGSSEHAGLGLAITQSIIRAHGGQIHCESAQGWTRFVMELPKD
- the lolD gene encoding lipoprotein-releasing ABC transporter ATP-binding protein LolD — translated: MSEKAILSCRNLGKSYEEGPESVEVLANLQLELHPGERVAIVGKSGSGKSTLLNLLGGLDTPTKGGVWLDGEELSALSEKKRGLLRNRALGFVYQFHHLLPEFTALENVCMPLLIGKTAIPEARQRATALLERVGLGHRLEHKPAELSGGERQRVAIARALVNNPGLVMLDEPTGNLDSHTAEGIQDLMLELSTSMRTAFLVVTHDMNLARQMDRVLQLQEGCLTPI